One Owenweeksia hongkongensis DSM 17368 genomic region harbors:
- a CDS encoding universal stress protein: MKVISALIDFTETSKKAVQYAAWIAKHEGAKVNLVHIEASKSDNQEEIENRLIDFSGIEDQNVPYTVSLGDGNYLKKIPTLLQRNQADFVVIGTHGVKGIFQTLFGANVLILVQSLGISALVVQDHTPAPPSKTKSILFPLAPHHDFNVKIDQTAYWAKSWDARVDVFCLFKGDDSLPDNIAHNLELTKTTFTKEGVRFISTLQDSKVYSVGYSKDIIAYAEDKSFDLLAIMSKNSEENQYFGNVDKTNLILNPKGIPVLCIAE, translated from the coding sequence ATGAAAGTAATTTCAGCCTTAATAGACTTTACCGAAACCTCCAAAAAAGCTGTTCAATATGCAGCTTGGATTGCAAAGCATGAAGGTGCCAAAGTAAATCTTGTTCACATTGAAGCTAGTAAATCTGATAATCAGGAAGAAATAGAAAACAGACTCATTGACTTCTCAGGTATTGAGGATCAAAATGTTCCATATACCGTGTCTCTGGGGGATGGAAATTACCTGAAAAAAATTCCCACACTACTACAGCGTAACCAGGCCGATTTTGTGGTAATCGGTACCCATGGGGTAAAGGGAATTTTTCAAACCTTATTTGGTGCCAATGTGCTTATCTTAGTACAAAGCCTTGGAATATCAGCATTGGTGGTGCAAGATCACACTCCTGCCCCTCCATCAAAAACTAAGAGTATTCTATTTCCGCTGGCACCACATCACGATTTTAATGTAAAGATTGACCAGACCGCATACTGGGCAAAGAGCTGGGATGCTAGAGTAGATGTGTTTTGCCTTTTTAAAGGCGATGATTCGCTACCCGATAATATTGCCCACAACCTAGAACTCACCAAAACAACCTTTACCAAAGAAGGGGTGAGATTCATTTCCACACTTCAGGATAGCAAGGTGTATTCAGTAGGTTACTCCAAAGATATCATCGCTTATGCTGAGGACAAAAGTTTTGACTTACTGGCTATTATGTCAAAAAATTCAGAGGAAAATCAGTACTTCGGAAATGTAGATAAAACTAATCTTATTCTTAATCCAAAGGGCATCCCGGTTTTGTGTATTGCTGAATAG
- a CDS encoding DUF808 domain-containing protein, translated as MASGFFALLDDIASLMDDVATMTKVAGKKTAGILGDDLAVNAEKASGFMSSREIPVLWAITKGSLLNKLIILPIAFGLSALLPPAITVILTIGGLYLAYEGAEKIYEFFFPHAHESGPKVKADLPKEEVLELEKKKVKSAIITDFILSVEIVIIALGAVAQETLPVQIMVVTAIALVATVGVYGIVALIVRMDDFGLKLININPEDNSFSDKMGRVLVNALPKVIKSLSVIGTIALLLVSGGIFVHNLSFMHHLEELIPVPGIVFEFLAGLLIGAVVLLIIEGSKKLFKSFKKTPAAHQ; from the coding sequence ATGGCTTCAGGATTTTTTGCACTACTCGATGATATTGCATCCCTAATGGATGATGTGGCAACTATGACTAAGGTTGCCGGGAAAAAAACAGCGGGCATACTCGGTGATGACCTGGCAGTAAATGCCGAAAAAGCTTCTGGTTTTATGTCCTCGCGTGAAATCCCTGTGCTGTGGGCTATCACCAAAGGCTCTTTACTCAATAAGCTTATCATCCTGCCCATTGCCTTTGGCCTCAGTGCACTGCTGCCTCCGGCTATTACCGTAATTCTGACTATTGGTGGACTTTACCTCGCCTATGAAGGAGCCGAAAAAATATACGAGTTCTTTTTTCCTCATGCCCATGAAAGCGGCCCAAAAGTAAAAGCGGATCTTCCAAAAGAAGAAGTACTGGAGCTGGAAAAGAAAAAGGTAAAATCCGCCATTATTACTGACTTTATACTTTCTGTAGAGATTGTGATCATTGCCCTGGGCGCAGTAGCTCAGGAAACCTTGCCCGTACAAATAATGGTGGTGACAGCAATTGCCCTTGTGGCTACGGTGGGTGTTTATGGCATTGTTGCCTTAATTGTACGCATGGACGATTTTGGCTTGAAGCTAATAAATATTAACCCTGAGGATAACAGCTTTTCAGACAAGATGGGCCGAGTGCTGGTAAATGCGCTACCCAAAGTGATTAAGAGCCTTTCGGTAATTGGAACCATAGCTCTGCTTCTGGTTTCGGGTGGTATTTTTGTGCACAACCTTTCCTTTATGCATCATCTGGAAGAGCTTATCCCCGTTCCGGGTATTGTCTTCGAATTCTTAGCCGGACTACTTATCGGGGCCGTGGTGCTGCTCATTATTGAGGGAAGCAAAAAGCTATTTAAAAGCTTTAAGAAAACGCCTGCCGCGCATCAGTAA
- the mnmE gene encoding tRNA uridine-5-carboxymethylaminomethyl(34) synthesis GTPase MnmE, producing MRMDDTICALSTPQGMGAIAMIRISGSDTFPILEKTFKAFSPRHNPSEAKPYSLVFGKMVDGQTIVDEVMVGIFKGPHSYTGEDVAEISCHGSVYIQEQIIRLLLKNGCRMADPGEYTMRAFTAGKMDLSQAEAVADLIESESKAAHQVAMQQMRGGFSDEIKGLRTELINFASLIELELDFGEEDVEFADRTQLSELLLRIKSVISRLLESFDTGNVIKNGVPVAIVGAPNAGKSTLLNALLNEEKAIVTDVAGTTRDAIEDEISLGGVKFRFIDTAGIRETEDLVESIGIKKTFEKIEQSRIVMYLFNAQSLQDNVELIRNEIAQLQEKTKGKTLLVLANKMDLIEDATLLEKLGDVENLIPISALQKRGLKELETRLTSEINLGALNSNQTIVTNARHFSALQQSLEDILRVEQGMENNISGDFLAMDIREALKHLGSIIGEVETDRDILGNIFGKFCIGK from the coding sequence ATGCGAATGGACGATACAATTTGTGCGCTTTCTACCCCACAGGGCATGGGCGCTATTGCTATGATTAGGATTTCGGGAAGCGACACCTTCCCTATTCTTGAAAAGACTTTTAAAGCTTTTAGCCCGCGTCACAACCCTAGTGAAGCCAAACCTTACTCGCTTGTGTTTGGCAAAATGGTAGATGGCCAAACCATCGTTGATGAAGTGATGGTCGGTATTTTTAAAGGCCCTCACTCCTACACTGGCGAAGATGTAGCCGAAATCAGCTGTCATGGTTCCGTGTACATTCAGGAGCAGATCATTCGCCTATTGCTAAAAAATGGCTGCCGTATGGCCGACCCTGGTGAATATACCATGCGTGCTTTTACGGCTGGCAAAATGGATCTTAGCCAGGCAGAAGCGGTGGCCGATCTTATAGAATCTGAAAGCAAAGCGGCACACCAAGTAGCCATGCAGCAAATGCGTGGAGGCTTTTCTGATGAAATAAAAGGACTGCGTACCGAGCTTATCAACTTTGCCTCACTCATTGAGTTAGAGCTTGATTTTGGTGAAGAAGATGTAGAGTTTGCCGACCGCACCCAGCTAAGTGAATTATTGCTTCGCATTAAGTCTGTAATCTCACGTCTGCTGGAATCTTTTGATACCGGAAACGTGATTAAAAACGGAGTGCCTGTAGCTATAGTTGGTGCGCCTAATGCGGGTAAGTCTACCCTACTGAATGCCTTACTGAATGAGGAAAAAGCCATCGTAACCGATGTGGCCGGAACCACACGCGATGCCATTGAAGATGAAATAAGTCTTGGCGGTGTAAAGTTCAGATTTATAGATACGGCCGGAATTCGTGAAACGGAAGACCTGGTGGAAAGCATCGGTATCAAAAAGACTTTTGAGAAGATTGAGCAAAGTAGAATTGTAATGTATCTCTTTAATGCTCAGAGCCTGCAAGACAATGTTGAACTCATTCGCAATGAAATTGCCCAACTACAGGAAAAAACCAAAGGCAAAACACTTTTGGTGCTAGCCAACAAAATGGATTTGATAGAAGACGCTACTCTTCTTGAAAAACTGGGTGATGTAGAAAACCTGATTCCTATTTCTGCTTTGCAAAAACGCGGACTTAAAGAACTGGAAACTCGCCTTACCAGTGAAATAAACTTGGGTGCGCTAAACAGCAACCAAACCATAGTAACCAATGCCCGTCACTTTAGTGCTTTACAGCAAAGCCTGGAAGATATACTTCGCGTGGAGCAAGGCATGGAAAATAATATCAGCGGAGACTTTCTGGCGATGGACATCCGTGAAGCGCTGAAACACCTTGGAAGCATTATTGGCGAGGTGGAGACAGATAGGGATATCTTAGGAAACATCTTCGGTAAATTTTGTATCGGAAAGTAA
- a CDS encoding adenylate/guanylate cyclase domain-containing protein, translated as MIKNVPQLLSVIPKYFVSSIVFGLLLVNTSAQYDSYWSDSVINSYKTEENANFKSQIIVGDSLLLLFEKRDEPCNWIEIGIRKSHYQSAARDDNGALSTVNNVFNKYQSGICKEDHLLPEIYLAYARTYMNMELSNKAFAYIHKGFESWNDRFPNKTVLMELYLSKGFLFDNLDSTVHYLSLAYELAVNEDDLKHQQGALNDLGYAYAVRGIYTEAETYFRKALKVAQKREAYIQVSSIFNNLAGVSENNQQTAFYLDSAFYYASLKGNLNAMQMAKQNSALFHYSNDSFQRGYDELWQSMLIKDSLYNKQKIRAFAEMEQKFQSELKEQRILYLDTQNKNRTRQRNGLIGGFFLVMVFAVSVVFQRNRIAKERKRSDLLLRNILPQEIAEELKETGRARAQDFKKISVMFTDFVEFTRQSAKLSAAELVYEINHCFEAFDYIIEKYNIEKIKTIGDSYMAAGGIPIPTNDSVKNTVQAALEMQAFIIQRKTEMDAAGKPAFEMRVGIHTGPVVAGIVGIKKFQYDIWGDTVNTASRMENHGEIGKVNISKATYELLKDDPQFTFEGRGKIEVKGKGEIEMWFVSFKT; from the coding sequence ATGATTAAAAACGTGCCACAGTTGCTATCTGTTATTCCTAAATATTTTGTTAGCTCAATTGTCTTTGGCTTACTTTTAGTCAACACATCTGCTCAATACGATTCGTATTGGTCTGATAGCGTGATAAACTCCTATAAGACTGAAGAAAATGCCAACTTTAAATCCCAAATTATTGTAGGGGATTCACTATTGCTATTGTTTGAAAAGCGAGACGAACCTTGCAACTGGATAGAGATCGGCATTCGCAAAAGCCATTATCAAAGTGCGGCCCGAGATGATAATGGTGCGCTAAGTACGGTAAACAATGTTTTCAATAAATATCAATCTGGTATTTGTAAAGAGGACCATTTGCTTCCAGAAATTTATCTGGCCTATGCGCGTACCTATATGAATATGGAGCTTAGCAATAAAGCTTTTGCATATATTCATAAAGGCTTCGAAAGCTGGAATGACAGATTTCCCAACAAAACAGTTTTAATGGAGCTTTACCTTAGTAAAGGCTTTTTGTTTGATAATCTAGATAGCACAGTGCATTACTTAAGTCTGGCTTATGAATTAGCAGTAAATGAAGATGATCTAAAACACCAACAAGGCGCTCTTAATGATCTGGGCTATGCCTACGCGGTGCGTGGTATATATACTGAGGCCGAAACCTATTTTAGGAAAGCACTAAAAGTAGCCCAAAAACGAGAAGCGTACATACAGGTGAGCAGTATTTTCAACAACCTTGCTGGTGTTTCAGAAAATAATCAACAAACCGCTTTTTATTTAGATTCAGCATTTTACTACGCTTCGCTAAAAGGTAATCTAAATGCTATGCAAATGGCAAAACAAAATAGCGCCCTCTTTCATTACAGCAACGATTCTTTCCAGCGAGGGTATGATGAACTTTGGCAATCTATGTTGATAAAAGACAGTCTATACAATAAGCAAAAAATAAGGGCATTTGCTGAAATGGAGCAAAAGTTTCAATCAGAGCTTAAAGAGCAACGAATACTTTATCTAGATACCCAAAATAAAAACAGAACCAGGCAGCGCAACGGTTTGATAGGTGGATTTTTTCTTGTGATGGTATTTGCGGTTTCAGTAGTATTTCAGCGCAATCGAATAGCCAAGGAGCGCAAACGGAGTGATTTATTGTTGCGAAACATCCTGCCCCAAGAAATAGCCGAGGAGCTAAAAGAAACTGGACGGGCCCGGGCTCAAGATTTTAAAAAGATTTCCGTCATGTTTACCGACTTTGTAGAGTTTACCCGGCAAAGTGCCAAACTAAGCGCAGCAGAGTTGGTGTACGAAATCAACCACTGCTTCGAGGCTTTTGACTACATTATTGAAAAGTACAACATAGAAAAAATTAAAACCATAGGTGATTCCTACATGGCCGCTGGAGGTATCCCCATCCCCACTAATGATTCGGTAAAAAATACGGTGCAGGCTGCACTCGAAATGCAGGCTTTCATTATCCAGCGTAAAACCGAAATGGATGCGGCTGGAAAACCCGCATTCGAAATGCGCGTAGGCATTCACACAGGGCCAGTGGTTGCGGGTATTGTAGGTATTAAGAAATTTCAATACGACATTTGGGGAGACACTGTAAATACGGCCAGCCGAATGGAAAACCATGGAGAAATCGGCAAAGTAAACATCAGTAAAGCCACCTATGAACTCTTAAAAGATGATCCTCAATTCACCTTTGAAGGTCGTGGTAAGATAGAAGTCAAAGGCAAGGGAGAAATAGAAATGTGGTTTGTTTCATTTAAAACCTAA
- a CDS encoding thioredoxin family protein, whose product MIELLYFTGKTCGVCQVLKPKLLEAVHENFPEVKIRVVDVEEESELAGQSMVFTLPVVILKQEGKEMFRFARSFSVYQVLEKVKQISSISYLFERRREAFC is encoded by the coding sequence ATGATTGAGCTACTCTATTTTACCGGAAAAACCTGTGGCGTATGCCAAGTGCTAAAGCCAAAGCTTTTGGAAGCGGTACATGAAAACTTTCCGGAAGTGAAAATACGCGTGGTAGATGTGGAAGAAGAATCCGAACTGGCTGGCCAATCCATGGTATTTACTTTGCCGGTGGTAATTCTAAAACAGGAAGGGAAAGAAATGTTCCGCTTTGCACGTAGCTTTTCGGTGTATCAGGTGCTGGAGAAAGTAAAGCAAATTAGTAGCATCTCATATCTCTTCGAGCGCAGACGAGAAGCCTTTTGTTAA
- a CDS encoding adenylate/guanylate cyclase domain-containing protein: protein MFLTLSTLKVHSQSTPSEYTCSLAQVENDIKAVTELINQSQQGSASPKLRKALQCAQKLGEKKLEAQALLNLGIIEFRQVGPRDVPTKLFLESLELFTNLNDIEGIVRCNLQLGVLNFDIRNFETAINYFENILNTQTENTRMRGLAHYLLALSFSELKEFEKAEEMFDLAVNEIEQTDNVFHLQIQAFKGKMYSNKGENERAVEILEAVLIEHKETISEEGFAPIFAFLSTAHLQLQHYKKAIQFGKKAYNLSLGRGANTVYLREAEASLYQAFYAIGKMDSAYFYLEALKLLNDSISSQQVVQRVTEMSGQYEFQQKLRTQKAQQELKDRLAEKEIERQKLIRNLLFLGFVLVGIFAFIFFRQRTKISLERDRSDNLLLNILPEEIAQELKENGKAEARNFDMVSILFTDFKGFTEASAKLTAGELVSEVNTCFEAFDSIVEKYNIEKIKTIGDAYMAAGGLPVPTKHSVKNTVRAALAMQTFVTKRKAEHAAKGKPAFEMRVGIHTGPVVAGIVGVKKFQYDIWGDTVNTASRMENHGEIGRVNISKATYELLKDDPQFTFESRGKIEAKGKGEIEMWFVSNRF from the coding sequence GTGTTTTTGACACTTTCTACTTTAAAGGTGCATTCACAAAGCACTCCTTCAGAGTACACTTGCTCCCTTGCCCAGGTTGAGAATGATATAAAAGCTGTAACAGAGCTCATAAATCAGTCGCAGCAGGGTTCAGCTTCCCCTAAACTTAGAAAGGCCTTACAATGCGCTCAAAAGCTTGGAGAAAAAAAGCTAGAAGCTCAGGCTTTGCTGAATTTGGGTATCATTGAATTTCGTCAGGTTGGCCCCAGGGATGTGCCCACCAAATTATTTCTAGAAAGCCTGGAACTTTTCACCAACCTTAATGATATAGAGGGAATTGTTCGGTGTAACCTGCAACTGGGTGTGCTCAATTTTGACATCCGAAACTTTGAGACGGCCATTAATTATTTTGAGAATATCCTAAATACTCAAACCGAAAATACTCGCATGCGGGGCCTTGCTCATTACCTATTGGCCCTTTCTTTTTCTGAACTCAAGGAATTTGAAAAGGCCGAAGAAATGTTTGATCTCGCAGTAAATGAGATTGAACAGACGGACAATGTATTTCATTTACAGATACAAGCCTTTAAGGGCAAAATGTATTCGAATAAAGGAGAAAATGAAAGAGCTGTTGAAATTTTGGAAGCTGTTCTAATTGAACATAAAGAAACCATTTCTGAAGAAGGCTTTGCTCCAATTTTTGCTTTTCTGTCTACAGCACATTTACAATTACAGCATTACAAAAAAGCGATTCAATTCGGTAAAAAGGCCTATAATCTCTCTCTTGGACGAGGGGCCAATACCGTTTATCTGCGTGAAGCCGAAGCTTCTTTGTATCAGGCATTTTATGCAATTGGAAAAATGGACAGTGCCTATTTTTATTTGGAGGCTTTGAAGTTATTGAATGACTCTATTTCCAGTCAGCAAGTAGTACAGCGTGTTACTGAAATGAGTGGCCAATATGAATTTCAGCAAAAGCTTAGAACCCAAAAAGCCCAGCAAGAACTAAAAGACAGACTTGCAGAAAAGGAAATAGAACGGCAAAAACTTATCCGAAATCTCCTTTTTTTAGGGTTTGTACTGGTAGGAATATTTGCCTTTATCTTCTTCAGGCAGCGAACTAAAATATCACTTGAGAGAGACAGATCAGACAACCTGTTACTCAACATTCTTCCTGAAGAAATTGCTCAGGAACTAAAGGAGAATGGAAAAGCTGAAGCCAGGAACTTTGACATGGTTTCAATCCTCTTTACAGATTTTAAAGGTTTTACAGAAGCCTCAGCCAAACTTACTGCGGGAGAGCTCGTTTCGGAAGTCAACACCTGCTTTGAGGCTTTTGATTCTATTGTAGAAAAATACAACATTGAAAAAATAAAAACCATTGGTGACGCCTATATGGCGGCTGGAGGCTTGCCTGTTCCAACCAAGCACTCAGTAAAGAATACAGTGCGAGCAGCACTAGCCATGCAGACTTTTGTAACAAAAAGAAAGGCTGAACATGCTGCCAAGGGAAAACCCGCTTTTGAAATGCGTGTGGGTATTCACACAGGCCCAGTAGTGGCGGGTATTGTGGGTGTTAAAAAGTTTCAATACGACATTTGGGGAGATACTGTAAATACGGCTAGCCGAATGGAAAACCATGGAGAAATCGGCAGAGTAAACATCAGTAAAGCTACCTATGAGCTCTTAAAAGATGATCCTCAATTCACCTTTGAAAGTCGTGGAAAGATTGAAGCAAAAGGCAAGGGTGAAATTGAAATGTGGTTTGTTTCCAATCGGTTTTAA
- a CDS encoding toll/interleukin-1 receptor domain-containing protein: MNVDKKLIFISHAQPEDDYLAVWLASKLRQLGYEVWVDKDNLKKGDAFWNEIELRIKNDSLRFIPLVSKAYINKSLDKDTGVFLEVSLSKSISRKIDNYIIPLKVDGCSYDDFPISFLPLDSIDFSQNWGKGLKELVEELELQDIPKSAVEPNVLQQWHKYLNIHGKVVDRSDFYGSNWLPSTLPKTISIYRFTGDAIKAQKEIPFAKKRDKDYILGFFNDSGLDLRTEFREDVALDDFLFDDTYILNSGDLIKGTRLHFTQLMNSALDEFFYQHENIKCWRKKSKERIYYTRKPPKESGSYPFKIDKKKGRRTLKGKKGDIHWNYSLSFKFQLDPFPHFVTNPHLLISDENGFKDDNQKYRRSIPKEWFNRHWYDRIFAFMNYVNDGRDERILRINSGREAFELDIRTSLYKSDKGYDEPKTL; encoded by the coding sequence TTGAACGTAGATAAGAAACTCATATTTATAAGTCATGCCCAACCCGAGGATGACTATCTGGCTGTTTGGCTTGCTTCCAAGCTTCGGCAACTTGGTTATGAGGTATGGGTAGACAAGGATAACTTAAAAAAGGGAGATGCCTTTTGGAATGAGATTGAACTACGAATAAAGAACGATTCGCTCAGATTCATTCCCTTGGTATCTAAAGCTTATATCAATAAATCACTGGATAAAGACACAGGGGTTTTTCTTGAAGTTTCTTTGTCGAAATCAATATCAAGGAAAATTGACAACTACATAATTCCGCTTAAAGTAGATGGATGCAGCTATGATGACTTTCCAATTAGTTTCCTACCACTTGATTCCATAGACTTCAGTCAAAACTGGGGCAAAGGACTTAAAGAGTTGGTAGAGGAGCTGGAGCTTCAGGATATTCCCAAGAGTGCTGTGGAGCCAAATGTCTTACAGCAATGGCATAAGTATCTCAATATACATGGAAAAGTAGTCGATCGGTCAGATTTCTATGGCTCCAACTGGTTACCATCTACTCTACCTAAGACAATTTCTATTTATCGCTTTACTGGAGATGCAATAAAGGCTCAAAAAGAAATTCCATTTGCTAAAAAACGTGATAAGGATTATATCCTTGGATTCTTTAACGATTCTGGACTAGACCTGAGAACTGAGTTTAGGGAGGATGTGGCTTTGGATGACTTTCTGTTCGATGACACCTATATTCTTAATTCGGGAGACTTGATCAAGGGAACAAGGCTGCACTTCACTCAATTAATGAATAGTGCATTGGATGAGTTTTTCTATCAGCATGAAAATATCAAATGCTGGCGAAAAAAAAGCAAGGAAAGAATCTACTACACTCGCAAGCCACCCAAAGAATCTGGTTCTTATCCTTTTAAAATCGACAAAAAGAAAGGCCGAAGGACCTTAAAGGGAAAAAAGGGTGATATTCATTGGAATTACAGTTTATCTTTTAAGTTCCAGCTGGATCCATTTCCTCATTTTGTTACCAATCCTCACTTATTAATCTCAGACGAAAACGGATTCAAAGATGATAATCAAAAATATAGACGGTCCATTCCTAAAGAATGGTTCAATCGGCATTGGTATGACAGGATTTTTGCGTTTATGAATTATGTAAATGATGGTAGGGATGAACGGATTTTGCGGATTAATTCGGGCCGAGAAGCTTTTGAATTAGACATAAGAACCTCACTGTATAAGTCAGATAAAGGCTATGATGAACCTAAGACACTTTAA